In one window of Paraflavitalea soli DNA:
- a CDS encoding cache domain-containing protein → MYKIFKPLSDFFGQFIKRYAPAFITLIVIAGAFYFYSNVIIKQNERTIRERSFRGLNRMGSNIREKIQLYAEKNSINFLKEVKDMPDSLRKRAIDPAITRIEEEYGLRQFRDSGVSGKQADFSLEHLNEWEIIFNTGAAIRAGAPVTGFIRSFLRRDLFNHYFLAHNDTVLFDEINLSHDTLTTIARGRLVKDTLSKQTTKEFGAIEQVETGGKKYKLFMVPFTVKGDHHFVIGGYMPVEDYLDESRYIPGNAILWLVLGIVLVILMFPLLKVFLMTRAEPLLARNVLTSLISVHLMGSIVIIILVNLYAYYFLIRKPADEQLRTLTAGIQKTFLSEIKDALAEMDLDERELLKLINQQGGLPNNHYPDLYVPLGASDYRIDHTGTDQPYKADLPYKPDSLGSRYRYFEQIVWTDSNGMQAIRWTNNPFVPSKVDVRNRDYFQAVDQGALLRRDNQEYFLTAVSSWVSQQKLAIIARPSRLKELLQNSGIIKDSALRKKLLPTLGSMQMISMSTPLRSIFNPLLPYGFGFCLVDARGNVLFHYDENRSLNENLVEESNDNVKLSSLLTTGAAGYFNAHYTGSNHRFYAQPVDRMPYYLVTFYDIENNWNQDLDIMSASSILVLINMGIILLLVLITRILSFRRLSRSILFIWVEPKLHRGNAYLKAAASFVLASLLLFLFSFYSNKPDELYLLGISLGFTHILIVYSYYVYTRADMEKDRIAGTMAARLRRLEKNNLTVLILIVLYLLAGGLFLKHLTEGEGQFFWSQVVLVIGLWTISRYLPPKGRTIGKGAYRQYYYYSLFGFILATAIVPTLLFFSLSFREEQKLAVKYQQLDFVNTLLYKKPYRFYKHDTSWDVSYRFPFHYNYLADTIVRDTVTDTLKRAITGFGKLYNVIKPSFSVYAKRIEYLNGEDSMMGNFTWEDSLYANSLRFRIDILKTKTYAEGDHRILAVKKMHPVSHLLATRFAQDPEIHILLILIMGLILAGIYLLLVQLIPKVFFFNKTDTATREMISKTFIRSLNPVNHVYVLGIINSGKYNLIRASLQAENYTILPLDIALLFAGDAGSKEGSLFEKQWKSIVAYLDNHKDNEPALRKTAVVIRHFDMKMDDLEATEQKLKRLEILLSYKYVKVVISASKHFEAMLIKEPETADNASKPKKDFTDRWSNVMNNFCMFYHKWQYDEEKSGAVDAVGDRNYDVYFLGRRLNDKLYKECAHSEFLYGLLSPLRQSLVREWLARATVLRDGQRAVKPDTEALFVSFCVKLRALAHHYYLSLWQSLSAEEQRTIYDIASDGLLNQRNQDVADNLYALGLLRINASGTGYWMMNESFRGFVLTRIDKKEISRLHDGTDPGHSWNRFQLPVILVVVAVALFLFTTQRDAFNNLVTYLAAAAGGIAALLRILDIFSAPKVPGN, encoded by the coding sequence ATGTACAAAATCTTCAAGCCGCTTTCCGATTTCTTCGGACAGTTTATTAAGCGTTATGCGCCAGCCTTTATAACGTTGATCGTTATTGCAGGGGCTTTTTATTTTTACTCGAATGTCATCATCAAACAAAATGAACGCACCATCCGCGAAAGGTCATTCCGTGGATTGAATCGCATGGGAAGCAATATCCGGGAGAAGATCCAATTGTATGCGGAGAAGAACAGCATCAACTTTCTGAAGGAGGTCAAAGATATGCCCGATAGCCTGCGTAAGCGGGCCATCGATCCTGCTATTACCCGTATCGAAGAAGAATATGGCTTACGGCAGTTCAGGGATTCCGGTGTGTCGGGTAAACAAGCTGATTTTTCCCTGGAGCACTTGAACGAGTGGGAGATCATTTTTAATACCGGTGCAGCTATCCGGGCAGGTGCACCCGTCACCGGCTTTATCAGGTCTTTCCTGCGCCGCGACCTGTTTAATCATTATTTCCTGGCCCATAATGATACCGTATTGTTCGACGAGATCAACCTCTCCCATGATACCCTTACTACCATTGCCAGGGGAAGGTTGGTGAAGGATACCCTTAGCAAACAAACGACCAAAGAGTTCGGTGCTATTGAGCAGGTGGAAACCGGCGGTAAAAAATATAAGTTATTCATGGTTCCCTTTACCGTAAAGGGCGATCATCATTTTGTGATCGGCGGCTATATGCCCGTGGAAGATTACCTCGATGAGAGCCGTTATATTCCCGGCAATGCCATCTTATGGCTGGTATTGGGCATCGTGCTCGTGATCCTCATGTTTCCCTTGCTGAAAGTGTTTTTGATGACCCGGGCCGAGCCACTCCTGGCCAGGAATGTGCTTACTTCGCTGATCTCTGTGCATCTTATGGGGTCCATTGTCATTATTATCCTGGTCAACCTATATGCCTATTATTTCCTGATCAGGAAACCTGCTGATGAACAATTGAGAACCCTCACGGCCGGTATACAAAAAACCTTCCTGTCGGAAATAAAAGATGCCCTGGCCGAAATGGACCTTGATGAGCGTGAATTACTCAAGCTCATCAACCAGCAAGGTGGTTTGCCAAACAATCATTACCCCGATCTCTATGTCCCGCTAGGAGCATCGGACTACCGGATAGACCATACCGGTACTGATCAACCTTATAAGGCCGATCTGCCGTATAAGCCCGATTCCCTGGGAAGCAGGTACCGTTATTTTGAGCAAATTGTATGGACGGATAGCAACGGAATGCAGGCTATACGGTGGACCAACAATCCCTTTGTGCCCAGTAAAGTGGATGTGCGCAACCGCGATTATTTCCAGGCAGTAGACCAGGGCGCCTTATTGCGCAGGGATAACCAGGAATATTTTTTGACCGCAGTTTCTTCCTGGGTATCCCAGCAAAAGCTGGCCATTATTGCCCGTCCCAGCCGTTTGAAGGAGTTGCTGCAAAACAGCGGTATCATTAAAGATTCCGCCCTTCGCAAAAAGCTCTTACCTACCCTGGGTAGCATGCAAATGATCTCCATGAGCACCCCCCTGCGTTCCATCTTCAACCCGTTACTTCCTTATGGGTTTGGCTTTTGCCTGGTGGATGCACGCGGCAATGTGCTTTTCCATTATGATGAGAACAGGAGCCTGAATGAGAACCTGGTGGAGGAGTCCAACGATAATGTAAAACTGTCTTCCCTGCTCACCACCGGCGCTGCCGGTTATTTCAATGCCCATTATACCGGGAGCAACCACCGGTTTTATGCCCAGCCCGTAGACCGCATGCCTTATTACCTGGTTACTTTTTATGACATTGAGAACAACTGGAACCAGGATCTCGATATCATGAGCGCCAGCTCCATCCTCGTATTGATCAATATGGGTATCATATTGCTGCTGGTACTCATTACCCGCATACTTAGTTTCAGGAGGCTGTCCAGGTCCATCCTTTTTATCTGGGTAGAGCCTAAACTTCACCGGGGCAATGCTTATCTTAAAGCTGCTGCCTCTTTTGTGTTGGCTTCCTTATTGCTCTTCCTGTTTTCCTTTTATTCCAATAAGCCCGATGAATTGTACCTGCTGGGCATTTCCCTGGGCTTCACCCATATCCTCATTGTCTATTCCTATTATGTCTATACCAGGGCCGATATGGAAAAGGACAGGATAGCCGGCACCATGGCCGCGCGGTTACGGCGCCTGGAAAAAAATAACCTCACGGTACTGATATTGATCGTCTTGTACCTGTTGGCCGGAGGACTCTTTCTGAAGCATCTTACAGAAGGCGAAGGCCAGTTTTTCTGGTCGCAGGTTGTATTGGTGATCGGCCTGTGGACCATCTCCAGGTACCTGCCTCCCAAAGGGAGAACGATCGGTAAAGGGGCTTATCGCCAATATTATTACTATTCACTTTTTGGGTTCATCCTGGCAACCGCTATTGTGCCCACTTTGCTGTTCTTCTCCCTTTCCTTCCGTGAAGAACAGAAGCTCGCCGTTAAATACCAGCAGTTGGATTTCGTCAATACACTTCTGTACAAAAAGCCTTACCGCTTTTATAAACATGACACCTCCTGGGATGTATCATATCGTTTCCCTTTTCATTACAATTACCTGGCCGATACCATTGTGCGCGATACGGTGACCGATACGCTGAAGAGGGCTATTACGGGCTTTGGCAAACTATACAATGTTATCAAGCCCTCATTTTCCGTCTATGCCAAAAGGATCGAATACCTGAATGGTGAAGACTCTATGATGGGCAATTTTACCTGGGAGGATTCCTTGTATGCCAATTCCCTGCGGTTCAGGATCGATATCTTGAAAACCAAAACCTATGCGGAAGGTGACCACCGTATTTTGGCCGTCAAGAAAATGCATCCCGTTTCTCACCTGCTGGCAACCCGTTTTGCCCAGGACCCTGAAATACATATCCTGCTTATATTGATCATGGGGCTCATCCTGGCAGGCATTTACTTATTGCTGGTACAACTCATCCCCAAAGTGTTTTTCTTTAATAAGACCGACACCGCAACCCGGGAAATGATCAGCAAGACATTTATCAGGTCCCTCAATCCCGTCAACCATGTGTACGTGCTGGGGATCATCAACTCGGGTAAATACAACCTGATCCGCGCAAGCCTGCAGGCAGAGAACTATACCATCCTTCCCCTCGATATTGCTTTGTTGTTTGCAGGAGATGCCGGCAGCAAGGAGGGTAGCCTGTTTGAAAAACAATGGAAGTCGATCGTTGCTTACCTCGATAATCATAAAGACAACGAACCGGCCCTGCGGAAGACAGCGGTCGTGATCCGGCATTTTGATATGAAGATGGATGATCTGGAAGCGACAGAGCAAAAACTCAAAAGGCTGGAAATATTGCTCTCCTATAAGTACGTAAAAGTAGTAATCTCTGCCAGCAAGCATTTTGAGGCCATGCTGATCAAAGAGCCTGAAACAGCCGACAACGCCAGCAAACCAAAGAAAGATTTTACCGACCGTTGGTCCAATGTCATGAACAATTTTTGCATGTTCTACCACAAGTGGCAGTATGATGAGGAAAAGTCCGGTGCAGTGGATGCAGTGGGAGACAGGAACTATGATGTGTATTTCCTCGGCAGGAGATTGAATGATAAACTGTACAAAGAGTGTGCACACAGCGAATTCTTATATGGGTTGCTGTCACCGCTCAGGCAGTCTTTGGTGCGGGAATGGCTGGCCAGGGCTACCGTGCTGCGGGATGGACAAAGAGCCGTCAAACCCGATACCGAAGCGCTCTTTGTATCCTTTTGTGTGAAGCTGCGCGCCCTGGCCCATCATTATTACCTATCCCTTTGGCAGTCCCTCTCGGCCGAAGAGCAGCGTACTATTTATGATATTGCCAGCGATGGCTTGCTCAACCAGCGTAACCAGGATGTGGCCGATAACCTCTATGCCCTGGGCCTGTTGAGGATCAATGCCAGTGGTACCGGCTATTGGATGATGAATGAGAGCTTCCGGGGATTTGTATTGACCCGTATTGATAAGAAGGAGATCAGCAGACTGCATGATGGCACCGATCCGGGTCATAGCTGGAACCGCTTTCAGCTGCCCGTGATCCTGGTGGTGGTGGCCGTAGCCCTTTTCCTGTTCACTACCCAGCGCGACGCCTTTAATAACCTGGTCACCTACCTGGCCGCCGCCGCCGGTGGTATTGCTGCCTTGCTGCGGATACTGGATATATTCTCTGCGCCCAAAGTACCGGGGAATTAA
- a CDS encoding formimidoylglutamase, translating into MKHFKFYDKQDVLSLTKLRKFETRMGESIQVIVDKSQLETSLAQSTAAYVLIGIPEDIGVRANHGVGGTDSIWIPFLSAFLNIQSNDFLLGDDILLLGHFDFGDLKYLIEQNAHGYEEKVDAYRHAVITIDEEVEELTKIITSHKKVPIIIGGGHNNAYPLIKGAAKGLHKAGLLPLAQINSINLDAHSDFRPAEGRHSGNGFRYAEEDGYLQKYCIVGLHESYLPQNVWLDIVNNPFLDFITYEDIFVHEKRNFIQAVAHAAGFTDDNYTGIELDLDCIEHTLSSAMTPSGILPLHARQYLTFTGANCDVAYLHICEGATQLADGRKDDSTGKLVSYLVSDFVKGRNNA; encoded by the coding sequence ATGAAGCACTTCAAGTTTTACGATAAGCAAGATGTACTGTCTCTTACCAAGCTGCGAAAATTCGAGACCAGGATGGGTGAAAGTATACAGGTGATCGTCGATAAATCGCAACTGGAAACTTCCCTCGCACAATCAACTGCTGCCTATGTATTGATCGGCATTCCCGAAGATATTGGCGTGCGGGCCAACCATGGGGTAGGGGGCACCGATTCTATCTGGATTCCCTTCTTGTCGGCATTCTTAAATATCCAGAGCAATGATTTTCTCCTGGGCGATGATATCCTGTTACTGGGCCATTTTGATTTTGGCGACCTTAAATACCTCATCGAACAGAATGCCCACGGCTATGAAGAAAAAGTGGATGCCTACCGCCATGCCGTGATCACCATTGATGAAGAAGTAGAAGAGTTGACCAAAATAATTACTTCCCACAAAAAGGTACCTATTATAATCGGAGGAGGCCACAACAATGCTTATCCCCTCATTAAAGGCGCTGCCAAAGGATTGCACAAAGCCGGCCTTTTGCCGCTTGCGCAGATCAACAGCATTAACCTCGATGCCCATTCCGATTTCCGGCCCGCAGAAGGCCGCCACAGCGGTAATGGCTTTCGGTATGCCGAAGAAGATGGCTACCTGCAGAAGTATTGTATTGTGGGCCTGCATGAGAGCTACCTGCCCCAGAACGTATGGCTCGACATTGTTAACAACCCTTTCCTCGACTTCATTACCTACGAAGATATCTTTGTGCACGAAAAGCGCAACTTCATACAGGCAGTAGCCCATGCTGCCGGTTTTACGGATGACAATTATACCGGCATCGAGCTCGACCTGGATTGTATAGAACATACTTTGTCCAGTGCAATGACCCCCTCGGGTATCCTGCCCCTTCATGCCCGTCAATACCTCACCTTTACCGGTGCCAATTGCGATGTAGCCTACCTGCATATCTGCGAAGGCGCTACCCAACTGGCCGATGGCCGTAAGGACGATAGTACAGGTAAGCTCGTGAGCTACCTGGTAAGTGACTTTGTAAAGGGTCGTAACAACGCCTGA
- a CDS encoding site-specific recombinase, which yields MKIRKKKKVDPFTQFLENKTSVSLKDRETALDYLVAFMRLIRPKTDKPGEAVQNFGKTVFFLQENPAVVSELRIAILAQLINSNLLPLLTESGITVSRGAGRELYARFKHKLLPALQDPNDFLYAMDRMFYRKNDYEWVEQIGHNLWVQFFEMIGLSFHGREPVITRQALVALQVLSAGVAQLGWENAIVKNAPFKEAQDDNPFAVQQYLVYELKELLQNNGSHEAVRTLLQRIRQVFEEDLQVVQYIRDQTAERGASLSQTFILFQLEQKLDRMQLVLEIVDVDQQMDTSRLASLFMKVIRYENRKNSVWEFLSQTTGYLAYQIAEHKTKKGNKYITSSPLEYWKMIGSAMWGGFIVCFVAIFKILLGKVHMAPFWHGFVYSVNYSVGFVAIEETKSTLATKQPAFTASAVAGTLDTRKGDNTPNLYNLAVTVSKVSRSQMASFIGNLIIVFPVTFLLAWLYDICFGKPMVGGEVAMKLLEAQHPWHSLSLLYACNTGVFLFLSGIIAGYVQNKVNYGRIGRRLTAHPFLRQYVSKTRLQRIAHYLEGHAGSLAGNISLGFFLGMATTAGDLFGIGFDIRHITIAAANTSIGLYGVGWNNVSFSYMAIVVCGVLGIGFLNFLVSFSLAFIVAVRSRGIKLRDYPEFLGILWKFFRSHPLDFFRPRRRLTPN from the coding sequence ATGAAGATCCGGAAGAAAAAGAAAGTCGATCCATTTACCCAGTTCCTGGAAAACAAAACATCGGTCTCGCTCAAAGACCGGGAGACCGCTTTGGATTACCTGGTCGCCTTCATGCGCCTTATTCGTCCCAAAACCGATAAGCCCGGAGAGGCTGTACAAAACTTTGGCAAGACCGTGTTCTTCCTCCAGGAAAATCCTGCTGTAGTGAGTGAACTGCGTATTGCCATCCTGGCACAGCTCATCAATAGCAACCTGCTGCCCCTCCTTACCGAAAGCGGCATCACCGTGTCGCGGGGCGCCGGCCGCGAACTCTATGCCCGCTTCAAACATAAGCTCCTGCCTGCCTTGCAGGACCCCAATGATTTCCTATATGCAATGGACCGTATGTTTTACCGCAAGAACGATTATGAATGGGTAGAACAAATTGGGCACAACCTTTGGGTGCAATTCTTCGAAATGATAGGATTATCGTTTCATGGGCGCGAGCCTGTGATCACCCGGCAGGCATTGGTTGCCTTGCAGGTCCTGTCGGCAGGGGTGGCGCAACTGGGTTGGGAAAATGCCATTGTAAAAAATGCCCCTTTCAAAGAAGCACAGGATGACAATCCCTTTGCTGTGCAACAATACCTGGTGTATGAGTTGAAAGAGTTATTGCAGAACAATGGTTCACACGAAGCTGTGCGTACCTTGTTGCAACGCATCAGGCAGGTGTTTGAGGAAGATCTGCAAGTGGTACAGTACATCCGTGATCAGACCGCCGAAAGAGGCGCCAGCCTATCCCAGACCTTTATCCTCTTCCAGCTGGAGCAGAAACTGGACCGCATGCAACTGGTGCTCGAAATAGTAGATGTAGACCAGCAGATGGATACTTCCCGTCTGGCCAGTCTCTTTATGAAGGTGATCCGCTATGAGAACCGGAAGAACAGTGTGTGGGAGTTCCTTTCGCAGACCACTGGTTACCTGGCGTACCAGATAGCCGAACATAAAACAAAGAAGGGCAATAAGTATATTACCTCCTCTCCGTTAGAATACTGGAAAATGATCGGGAGCGCCATGTGGGGCGGCTTCATAGTGTGTTTTGTGGCCATCTTCAAAATATTGCTGGGCAAGGTGCATATGGCGCCTTTCTGGCATGGCTTTGTATACAGCGTTAACTATAGCGTGGGTTTTGTGGCTATTGAAGAAACCAAATCTACCCTGGCTACCAAACAACCCGCTTTTACTGCCAGTGCGGTGGCCGGCACCCTCGATACGCGCAAAGGCGATAATACCCCCAATCTGTACAATCTGGCGGTGACCGTATCCAAAGTATCGCGCAGCCAGATGGCCTCTTTCATAGGCAACCTTATTATCGTATTTCCGGTTACCTTTCTGCTGGCATGGCTCTATGATATTTGCTTTGGTAAGCCCATGGTAGGTGGTGAAGTTGCCATGAAACTACTGGAGGCCCAGCATCCCTGGCATAGCCTTTCCCTGTTATACGCCTGCAACACCGGTGTATTCCTCTTTCTCAGCGGCATCATTGCTGGTTATGTACAGAACAAGGTCAACTATGGCCGTATTGGCCGCCGGTTAACAGCCCACCCTTTCCTGCGGCAGTATGTTTCGAAGACCCGCTTACAGCGTATTGCCCATTACCTCGAGGGACATGCCGGTAGCCTGGCAGGAAATATCTCCCTGGGTTTCTTTCTCGGCATGGCCACTACCGCCGGCGACCTGTTTGGCATTGGCTTCGATATACGGCATATTACCATTGCCGCCGCCAATACTTCCATTGGTTTGTATGGTGTAGGCTGGAATAATGTATCTTTCAGTTATATGGCCATCGTGGTATGTGGCGTACTGGGCATTGGCTTCCTGAACTTCCTGGTGAGTTTTTCACTGGCATTCATCGTGGCTGTACGTTCCAGAGGTATCAAACTGCGGGATTACCCCGAATTTCTGGGAATATTGTGGAAGTTTTTCCGTTCCCATCCCCTTGATTTTTTCAGACCGAGAAGAAGATTAACGCCCAACTGA
- the hutI gene encoding imidazolonepropionase: MASLLITNIRQLVNVREQTAVLRGSQLAQLPCIDNAYLIIEDDTVAGHGRMEDVPKGKFSSTHTFDAAGGSVLPAWCDSHTHTVFAASREEEFVYKIRGMSYADIAAKGGGILNSARKLNDAPEDLLFNQAWARLDELSKLGTGAIEIKSGYGLTVEGELKMLRVIKKLKERSGLSIKATFLGAHTYPQEYKSNHQGYIDSIIKDMLPVIAREKLADYIDVFCEEGFFSPEETALICKAGMAHGLKPKIHANQLHLSQGTQVGVKLGAISVDHLETMDEDAIQALAHSNTIGTLLPTAAFFLRMPFQPARALIDAGCAIALASDFNPGSSPSGNMNLVVAMSCIQMKMLPEEAINAATLNGAYAMELGQELGSITIGKKASLILTKPIPSLAYYPYAFGSNLIDKVMIKGEWL; this comes from the coding sequence ATGGCTTCATTACTCATTACAAATATCCGTCAGCTGGTCAATGTCCGTGAGCAAACGGCCGTATTGCGCGGTAGTCAGCTGGCACAGCTTCCCTGTATTGACAACGCTTACCTCATCATAGAAGACGATACCGTGGCTGGCCATGGCCGCATGGAAGACGTGCCCAAAGGAAAGTTCTCGTCCACCCATACATTCGATGCTGCAGGCGGCAGTGTTTTACCGGCCTGGTGCGATAGCCACACCCACACCGTATTTGCCGCCAGCCGGGAAGAAGAGTTTGTGTACAAGATCAGGGGTATGAGTTATGCCGACATTGCTGCCAAAGGCGGTGGTATTTTAAACTCTGCCCGTAAACTGAACGATGCCCCCGAAGACCTGTTGTTTAACCAGGCATGGGCACGCCTGGACGAGCTCAGTAAACTGGGCACCGGCGCTATTGAGATCAAAAGTGGATATGGGTTGACGGTGGAAGGGGAATTGAAGATGCTGCGGGTAATCAAAAAACTGAAAGAAAGATCAGGTTTATCCATCAAAGCTACTTTTCTCGGCGCGCATACCTACCCGCAGGAATACAAATCCAATCACCAGGGATATATTGACAGTATCATCAAGGACATGCTGCCCGTGATCGCCCGGGAAAAACTGGCCGATTACATTGATGTCTTTTGTGAAGAAGGATTCTTCTCTCCCGAAGAAACAGCATTGATCTGTAAAGCTGGCATGGCCCATGGACTGAAACCTAAGATCCACGCCAATCAACTACACCTTTCACAAGGCACACAGGTGGGGGTAAAACTCGGCGCCATCAGTGTGGACCATTTAGAAACAATGGATGAGGATGCTATTCAGGCATTGGCCCATTCCAATACCATTGGCACCTTGCTGCCAACTGCTGCCTTTTTCCTGCGCATGCCTTTTCAACCGGCACGCGCCCTCATCGATGCAGGCTGCGCCATTGCCCTGGCCAGCGACTTTAATCCCGGTTCATCACCCAGTGGCAATATGAACCTGGTGGTGGCCATGAGTTGTATCCAAATGAAAATGCTGCCTGAGGAAGCCATCAATGCCGCTACCCTCAACGGGGCCTATGCCATGGAATTGGGTCAGGAACTGGGGAGTATTACCATCGGCAAAAAAGCCAGCCTGATCCTTACAAAGCCCATTCCTTCCCTGGCTTATTACCCCTATGCTTTTGGCTCCAACCTCATTGATAAAGTAATGATAAAAGGCGAATGGCTGTAA
- a CDS encoding carbonic anhydrase family protein: MRTHSKETQTTTTPQMALQFLKEGNARFMNNLKMNRNLLEQVNDTKEGQWPFAVILSCIDSRTSAELIFDQGLGDVFSVRIAGNVINEDILGSMEFACKVAGSKLIVVLGHSKCGAIKGACNHVELGNLTGLLEKVQPAIEKVKEQQGSDDVNPQFIEAVAHVNTLHTMDAVLKRSPILKEMYENGEIGIAAGYYSVETGEVKFIKEKVLGPLAVATY, encoded by the coding sequence ATGAGAACCCATAGCAAAGAAACACAGACCACCACCACACCACAAATGGCATTACAGTTTTTAAAGGAAGGCAATGCCCGGTTTATGAATAACCTCAAAATGAACCGCAATCTGTTGGAACAGGTGAATGACACCAAAGAAGGCCAATGGCCTTTCGCTGTCATCCTGAGCTGCATCGACAGCCGTACTTCGGCCGAACTGATCTTCGACCAGGGCCTGGGTGATGTTTTCAGCGTGCGTATCGCAGGCAATGTGATCAACGAAGATATCCTGGGCAGCATGGAGTTTGCCTGCAAAGTAGCCGGTTCCAAATTGATCGTGGTGCTGGGACATTCCAAGTGCGGTGCTATCAAGGGGGCTTGTAACCATGTGGAACTGGGAAACCTCACCGGGTTACTGGAAAAGGTGCAGCCTGCCATCGAAAAGGTGAAAGAACAACAGGGAAGCGATGACGTAAATCCACAATTCATCGAAGCCGTAGCACATGTCAATACTTTGCATACAATGGATGCCGTGTTAAAACGTAGCCCCATATTAAAAGAGATGTATGAAAATGGGGAAATAGGCATTGCAGCAGGGTATTATAGTGTTGAAACAGGAGAAGTGAAGTTCATCAAAGAAAAGGTATTAGGCCCATTGGCGGTAGCCACTTATTAA
- a CDS encoding glycoside hydrolase family 15 protein encodes MPVHKYNMGIIGNCSYLAYIDSKADVKWMCLPRFDSSFLFGSLLDEEKGGHFSIVPAAEDYTSRQYYVPNTNVLCTEFTAADGSFVVKDCAPRMTIHERQFRPLMLVRKIELLHGDPAIRVTCDPRGNYGQIVPETTTGSNHIRYMNLGQQVRITTDISLTYILNKQSFLLDQDRYVVLTYGEPLEAPLKETCEEFLRKTIQHWQLWIKSCYLPDIYQDEIIRSALVLKLHQYEDTGGIIASGTTSLPEFHDSTRNWDYRFCWFRDAHYTLRAFNQIGHFEELEKYFDFVHNILTNAGASLQPLYSIAGEKDLEEITIDLNGYLGNKPVRIGNKAYVQVQHDVYGQVLVSLLPLYTDKRLTFMRKNSYRSIVPWLLDQIERTLTMPDSGLWEFRNQVQVHTYTLLFHWAGAKAAYKIGAVFNDMALMRKAQDIATAANKLLEQAYDKERKVYPQAIGTPNLDASTLSMVTMNYLDHNSPRARDHIAALEKELLADHGLFYRYKHYDDFGFPETTFLVCAFWYVDALACVGRTDDAIRNLDKLLGFSNHLGIFSEDVHVDGSQWGNFPQTYSHVGLINAAFRIARKVDKVDFL; translated from the coding sequence ATGCCGGTGCATAAATACAACATGGGCATTATAGGTAATTGTTCTTACCTGGCCTACATCGATAGCAAAGCAGACGTGAAATGGATGTGCCTTCCAAGGTTCGACAGCAGTTTCCTGTTTGGATCATTGCTGGATGAAGAAAAAGGGGGGCATTTTTCCATTGTGCCTGCTGCAGAAGATTATACCAGCCGCCAATATTATGTGCCCAATACGAATGTATTGTGTACAGAGTTTACCGCGGCCGATGGTAGTTTTGTAGTAAAGGATTGCGCACCCCGGATGACCATCCATGAACGCCAGTTCAGGCCATTGATGCTCGTGCGGAAAATAGAGTTGTTGCATGGTGATCCCGCCATCCGGGTCACCTGCGATCCGCGGGGTAATTATGGGCAGATCGTTCCCGAGACCACCACCGGCAGCAACCATATCCGTTATATGAACCTTGGCCAGCAGGTGCGCATTACCACTGATATTTCCCTGACCTATATCCTGAACAAGCAGTCATTCCTGCTCGACCAGGACCGGTATGTGGTGCTCACCTATGGCGAACCCCTGGAAGCCCCCCTGAAGGAGACCTGCGAGGAATTCCTGCGAAAGACCATTCAGCATTGGCAGTTGTGGATCAAGAGTTGCTACCTGCCCGATATTTACCAGGATGAGATCATCCGTTCGGCCCTGGTGCTCAAACTGCACCAGTATGAAGATACCGGCGGCATCATCGCATCCGGCACTACCAGCTTACCGGAATTTCACGACAGCACCCGCAACTGGGATTACCGCTTTTGCTGGTTCCGTGATGCTCACTATACATTACGCGCCTTTAACCAGATCGGTCACTTCGAAGAACTGGAGAAGTATTTCGATTTTGTGCACAATATCCTGACCAATGCCGGCGCTTCCCTGCAGCCTTTGTATTCAATAGCAGGAGAGAAGGACCTGGAAGAGATCACCATTGACCTCAACGGATACCTGGGCAATAAACCTGTGCGTATTGGCAATAAAGCCTACGTGCAGGTGCAGCATGATGTGTACGGACAAGTGTTGGTAAGCCTGTTGCCCCTCTATACCGACAAGCGGCTCACCTTCATGCGCAAAAACAGTTACCGCAGCATCGTACCCTGGCTGCTGGACCAGATAGAGCGCACCCTTACCATGCCCGATTCCGGCTTGTGGGAATTCCGTAACCAGGTGCAGGTGCATACCTATACCTTATTGTTTCACTGGGCGGGCGCCAAAGCAGCCTATAAGATCGGCGCTGTCTTCAATGATATGGCACTCATGCGGAAGGCGCAGGATATTGCCACGGCTGCCAACAAACTCCTGGAACAGGCGTACGATAAAGAGCGGAAAGTATATCCCCAGGCTATTGGTACCCCCAACCTGGATGCCAGCACCCTGTCCATGGTTACCATGAATTACCTAGATCACAATTCGCCCAGGGCCAGGGATCATATTGCCGCCCTGGAAAAAGAACTGCTGGCCGATCATGGTCTTTTTTACAGGTATAAACACTATGATGATTTTGGTTTCCCCGAAACGACCTTCCTGGTATGCGCCTTTTGGTATGTGGATGCCCTGGCCTGCGTGGGTCGTACAGACGATGCCATCAGGAACCTCGATAAATTGTTGGGGTTTAGCAATCACCTGGGCATTTTCAGCGAGGATGTACATGTCGATGGTTCTCAATGGGGCAATTTCCCACAAACCTATAGTCATGTGGGCCTGATCAATGCCGCATTCCGCATTGCCAGGAAAGTGGATAAAGTGGATTTTCTGTGA